The sequence aaagtttagaaatcCATGCCGCATCAAAATGATGTCGATGTATGGCATTCTAAATACAAACTAAGGAAATGTTCATCACATTGAGGATTTCAATATTCAGAATTTATTCAACTGGGAAAAGCTCCACATTGCAGTTGCCATTCCATGCAATCTTCAAAATCAAAACTACTTGCACAACCCAACAACacgttttgttgttgttcataACGGCATATGTAATTGAGTCCCATAAGAAGCTGGCATATAGCTTCCTCTGTCCTGTCCTTGTCAGCAAAGTATAATGTCTGAAATAGCAGCACATTTGTCCTGTTAACAATTTGGTGCTGCTCAAAATTCCTCTCACTTTGCCACCTGATCATGTTATGAGCAAGTGGAGCAAGCCACTTGAGTATCCCATCAAGAGTAACCTTCCAGTCATGGGCAAGAGGTGCATCATATATGGCCAAGTTCTTGATATAGGTCTTAAGTTTGCCTTTCAGAGACAACCTTAAGCTCGTTGGTAGCATCTGATATAGATTATTCCTAGCTTCCTCACCAACTAAATGTGGATACCTAAGGAGTTTCTCCATGACGATTATGACATTGGCATAGTGCAATGCTAGAGCACAGCCTCCAAGTGTAGAAGGAGGAGCATAAACAGCTAATCTACTTTGGGGACCAAAGGTTGAGCAACTTAGATCTTCGGTGAAAGGAACACCACTTTGAACATGATTTGGACCACCAGAATTGTACAAGTGATCCCTTTTCTTGGCCTTATTCCCAACATCAATACTATGACTGCTTGATATGTGACCGTGTAGGTCCTCGCGATCAACAACATAATCATCATCGTCATCGTCTAATTTCACAACCGAGCTGCTTAAACTCAGACATTCCATGAAAAGTCTCCCCGGACTTGTTCCGCAAGGAAAACCAAAATCTTCGAGTTGAAGATATGCCAATTCACCTCTCCTCATAGGCTTACTAATAGTTTCCCTTGTCTCCACAGCAGTTCTCCTATTTCTCTTGCAATGTATGTTTTTCAACTTCTCAGAACTCATAGGAACATTAATCTGGCCAGACACTAACCCACACTCATTTTGCAATGTTGGACTTGGAGAAACTCCACTAAGCCCAAGACTATTACTTTTTCTCCATGTAGAATCACCAAAGATAATACAGATTCTAGCATAAAGGGTACAAACTGTCCTGGCCAACAACTCAACAACCTTATCAAAGTTCTGATTCCAAAGCGAAATCTCCTTTAGATGCTTCACATCTTGCTTCTGCCAAGTGAGTTTCTGCTCAAACGCCCTTCTGCTCTCCTCATGCTGAAACTTCTTCACTGCTTGCTCCAAATCATTCAAAACCCCCATTTCACTGTGCAAACTCCTGGTAGCACTAACATACCTATCCATTTTCCTCACCATTCCTTCCATGTGTTTAACTAAGAACCCCAATTCCTTCACATCTATGACCCCACTAACAATGTCCCCATAAACATGCTCAAAGCCTTGCAAAGCAGGCAAGGAACACTTCTTCCCCAATCTAGAAACCACGTTTGCAACGCGGTTCAGCTCCTCGAGCTTCTCTGCTCGAGCCAGCTCGAGGAGATAACCCTCTTCGGAGGAAACAAGGTTTTGGACACCCTGTGAGTTCGAGATCTCGTTCCTGAGCTTCACGATCTCGGGCTCCGACAAGGATCTGTGGAGGTGAACGGTTTTGGACATTACATTTGCTACTTCGAAAGAAAGAATCCCAATTACTTCTTTACTGCTGGTACTATTATCTTGCCTTTTGGGGTTGTGTTTTCTCCTTGCGGAAGGTTCAAGAAGAAGAGCGTGCTTGAGATTGGCGCTTACCTGGTTACCCATCTTCACAATCCAAGCTTCAGCGACCATAGCTACCTCACCACCTTCACCAAATGCCCTTCATTCAAATCTGCATCACCAGAACAAGATGACCCATTGAGGGAGACAAGAAGAAGAGTCCAGTAGCTTGTTAAAGCTGCAAACTTTGACGCTCAGGAATGGCTTTGGGGATGAAATTGTTGGTGGGGCAGACAGAGAAACCAAAGGGTGCAATGAGATGGTTTGTGTGTGGCCAAAGAAAAAGATCAAGCATGGTCACAGAGAAATGTAGGTGGCATGATAAGAGAAAGCAATAAATTTGGGGGCTGAAGAAGGAGGAGGTTGGTAATTGAAAATAAAGGCAAGAGACAGAAAGTGGAGGGAAGGAAGGAACTGAAAAACAAAAGAGGGACCAAAGAGGAGTGCTTTGATTGCTGTTTCAGAGCTATCCCCTCTAGTTTTCAAAAAAGGAATCAGAATTTTGAAAATGGAGTCAGGGGTCAGGGCtcataattttgaattgaatcaTTCTAacttgtcttcttcttctttctttcttttatctaatcttatttattggataaaaagtataaaatatttttatatattccgaatattaaatataaagtttaatttaaaaatattttatattattgttcttacatgataaaattgtttatatttataataattttattataagttaTATTTACAATAACTTCTAATTAGATAAcagtttaaaaaaactatagtaATGTTTTGTTTGAATTAGAGCCCAgatggagataaaagaaataggAATAGTAGGAGTAAAGAGGAATGGAATAAAAATTATGTACAATttagattaataaaatttaaaatgaaaaaaaatgttattttatctatatataaattagaataattactTTGAATGAAAGTGTTTTTAGAGACTATTTTTCAATGTGAATGCTTTCAGGGGCTTTTCTTTTACAATAacgttttttatttataaaaaaacttcttATATCTATGAATTTatccttttaatatttatttctaaattcaatttcaattttttttaattatcaatagtaaaaaataattgtatattgcaatataaattatttattataaatctaaaatataatatgatgtatatataaatatttatttatcatgaattttaatttagtataatttatatattcaaaattattcatttattataaattttagttatattattccattattttttcctaacatcaaattatttattatttttaatatttcgaattaacaataatatttatttttaagaaaataaaataaaataagaaaaaataaaaaatagatatttgcTTCCCCCTATGttatttcaatttggaaacaatttttttttctggatctcaaataaaaaaattgtatttattttttctctcaaacataaaatttagtatttttatctcctatatttttttttcttgtgaacTCATGAAATATTGTGATAAATCTAACAACAACTATTAAAATAGATTGtaatattatcttaaatttaaatttaagtctaattttatttagaaagtaactcttaaaataaaatatacttctTTATTTTGATCTATCAATATTAATGGTTAGTctttgttaaaatattataaagaaattcaaattaataatggttttctttctttccatacTCCTTCCTTCAAGCCGATGGTttggttgaagaaaaaaaaataccattcaatttttttttttcaaaaaacatcataaatcttacattttttattttaattcaaatatatatttttttctcttctacaCAATCAAACTGACTCTAAAAGTCTTTTCTAAGTCACCAAACCATACCCGGGGAGCTAACGATGAATGCTAGAAAAAAATGTACGTGACCGATTAAAACGTTGATTTCCCTCAAAGTCGTAATAATGCCACATTTGTTTGATTCTTTAAATTTGACTGCGCAGACAATCTTTTATCGTTGGATTGGTTATGACTTGTGATTAGTTCAATGATGACGCAGGCTAGTGTGGGGAAGAAAGAGGAAAAGGGTAATAcgggaaagagaaaaaaaaatgaaagaagaaaaatttacGACCATTGGTTTTTAAACAAGGTAATCTGATggtcataaaatattttctcaataaGAGACCTATTACACTCTCCCACCTAGTATACTTGCAACAAGTGGGTGGACAAAGTAAGATcaataatacaaatatttattgGTGATCACTAATAAGAATTCAAACTACGGAAACGTACTTTGATAGCTAATCAtaagtactaataataataatgaggaATGAAGTTGAAGAGTATACACAAATTAATTATCCAAACAgataatataattatctaaattttttttcctgaaatttggatttattttttttcttcttaatttaaaaaggatTATTTAGTCTACTTTTGAtccttaagattttttttaataattttagttcCTGGATAAGGACCAAAAGTGAAATATTTTCTAGTttggaagataaaaataaatacttttaaattttgtaaaacagaaaaaattaaactcaaatttgaGAGTCCTAACAAATATTTAAGCCTAATATAATTACATGTTTAATGgttatgaaataattaatttcttcttgagtgaataatttattttaaagaataaatttagTAATCTCAATTATTAAtgatagaaaaaccaatgactAACTAATATTATGTGTACAtgcataataaaatatgaatgtgtTGGAatattaatagttaattttCTCATTGATGACAAAAATTCTTGATCGctcttatttataagaaaaaaataattttatatttattaaaaaaataattaatttcattaaactaggttagttttaattaaaatataaaattttttctTAGACTATTCTTCATGAAACTTATATAAGGCATTAAATtcctattaaatgaaaaatatttttaaaataatttcattaaataagataaaattaattaatatttttttattttttacagttgttcatttatttacatttaaaatcAAGATAcaggtattttttatattttagaccGAATTacattatctttatttattttagagaagTCAAATAATTAGGCACAGATTTGGATAAGAAAAGAAGCAACATAAGTATTTTAGTACCTACTCCACCTAGCAAACCCCCTTTCCCATGCATGCCGTGTGCACacttatgtatatatttttttttattaatcgtGTGCACACTTATATAAttctaatattatatttaaaataatatttagttaAAACTAAGTAATAAACCGTTAGGCccattatttttgttgttattggaCTAAAAAGTTAGGTGTTTGCAACATTTTTAATATGCTTATTCTAATGATGAagtaaaataacttaaaaatttgtgttattaattttaatttcacaaaTACAACTAATTAGTGTAATATGtagtttttaacaaaatttgaaaagtatCCGCTCAAGATTTGgtagtttattaattaatttgttgttcttgaagtttattgtaataattattcAATATTCAATCATAATATTATGTGTTgaatataataactaaatacATGTATACTATAAAAATATACTCAAATTCTGTACACATTGTTATCCCTAAATACAACTTAAATTTGGGAAAGTTTCTGAAGTTAAATACATCTTAAAATTGCTAAAAAAATTGTCTGAATGTGGGATATATAGCATgtga comes from Glycine soja cultivar W05 chromosome 20, ASM419377v2, whole genome shotgun sequence and encodes:
- the LOC114402503 gene encoding uncharacterized protein LOC114402503 → MVAEAWIVKMGNQVSANLKHALLLEPSARRKHNPKRQDNSTSSKEVIGILSFEVANVMSKTVHLHRSLSEPEIVKLRNEISNSQGVQNLVSSEEGYLLELARAEKLEELNRVANVVSRLGKKCSLPALQGFEHVYGDIVSGVIDVKELGFLVKHMEGMVRKMDRYVSATRSLHSEMGVLNDLEQAVKKFQHEESRRAFEQKLTWQKQDVKHLKEISLWNQNFDKVVELLARTVCTLYARICIIFGDSTWRKSNSLGLSGVSPSPTLQNECGLVSGQINVPMSSEKLKNIHCKRNRRTAVETRETISKPMRRGELAYLQLEDFGFPCGTSPGRLFMECLSLSSSVVKLDDDDDDYVVDREDLHGHISSSHSIDVGNKAKKRDHLYNSGGPNHVQSGVPFTEDLSCSTFGPQSRLAVYAPPSTLGGCALALHYANVIIVMEKLLRYPHLVGEEARNNLYQMLPTSLRLSLKGKLKTYIKNLAIYDAPLAHDWKVTLDGILKWLAPLAHNMIRWQSERNFEQHQIVNRTNVLLFQTLYFADKDRTEEAICQLLMGLNYICRYEQQQNVLLGCASSFDFEDCMEWQLQCGAFPS